The window ACTGGCCGCGCTGCAGCACGCCGTGACCCGGGCCGTCCCGGCCGTGGATGTCCCCGACGTGATCGTGGACGCCGTGTGCACCCTGCGGGCCGCCCTGCGCCGCAAGGAACTCGTCGCCTCCGACCGCCGCTGGCGACAGGCGGTGGGCCTGCTCCAGGCGTCCGCGTACCTCGACGGCCGCCCGGCGGTCGCCGAGACCGACCTGTCGGTGCTGACCCATGTGCTGTGGGACTCCCCGGCCGAGCGCCCGACCGTCGAGCGCGAGGTGCTGCAACTGGTCAACCCCGACGCCAAGGAGGCGCTCGACCTGGCCGACGACATCGAGGAACTGGAGGCCCAACTCGACGCCATGGCAGGGCAGTCCCGCGAAGCGCTGAGCGAGTGGGTCATCAAGAAGGCCCACAACAAACTCGCCATGGCGGGCAAGCGGCTGGAGAAGCTGCGCGAGGAGGCCGCGGGCGCCGGCCGCTCCACCGCCGCCATCGACCGGGTCACCGGCCGCCAGCGCGCCGTCCGCGCCCGCGTCCTCACCGAGGCCCTCGGCATGGACGCGAGCATGGTTCAAGCGCAGCTCTGAACACCGGGGGAGGGGTCAGGACGACCATGGGTGAGGCACCGAGCACGCTCGACGAACTGGCCCGCCGGGCCGGGAAGTGGCTGAGCCTGTCCGCCGCCGCTACCCAGCGGCACACCGCGGCCGTGGCCGCGGACCGGTTCGACCGGATCACCTGGCGCGACACCTACGAGCAGTCGGCCGCACTGCGCGAACTGGCCGAGGAACTGAACGAGCGGTACGACCACACTCACCGGGACGTCTACGACCACACTCACCGGGACGCCTACGGCCGAACGCACCAGGACGCCCACGGCCGCAGCCGCCAAGACGCCCACGGCCGCCCCTCCGCCCGCCCCTCCACCCACACCACGGACCTCCTGACCGACGTGTTCCTGGCCGCGTACAAGGTCAACCCGCGGTTGCGCGAGCGCACGGAGATGGACGCCTCCCGGCTGGTAAACCACCAGGTCATCACGTCACTGGTGGAGTCACCGGAGTTCGCCGAACTGCGCCGGGAAACGGCCGGCGACCCCTACGCCGCCGCCATGGCCGTCCTCGCCCAGGCCACCGCGCTGCGCCGGATGCTGGAGGCCACCCGGGACGCCCAGGACAAGGCCGAGCAGGCGAGAGAAGCCCAGCAGGACACCGAACGCGCGGCGACCACCGTCGCCGAGGCACTCCAGCAGGCAGCCGCCGAGACCGCCGAGACCGCCGGGGCCGCCGAGGCCGACGAGGACGGCGCCGCGCCGACCCCGGACGGCGCCGCCGCCGTACAACGGACGATCGAAGCCGCCGAGGCGGCCCAAGCCGCCGCGGGGCAAGCAGCCCAAAGCGCCGCACAAGCCCTCACCACAGCAGCCCCCGGTATCCGCGCAGCCGCGCGGCACGCGGCGGCGAAGGCAGCTGAGGGCGCCCGCGCCGAGGCCGCGCTGATGCGGGCATGGGGCGTCGGCCCCGGCGAACTTGAGCGGATGCCGTTCGACCGACGGGCCCGCCTCGCCGAGCGGTTGCGCACCAGCCGTCTCGCCGAGTGGGCCGAACTCATCGGCCGTTTCCGGCAGATGGCCGACGGCGAGCGCGCCCGCAGGGTGGAGAACGCGACCGGCGAGCTGGTCGGTGTCACGCTCGGCAACGACCTCTCCCGCGTCATCCCCTCCGAGCTGGCCAACCTCGGCCTGCCCGCCCTGCGTGCGGTGTTCGCCGCGCGCTACGCCGCCGGGGAGCTGATGCTCTACGACAGCCAGGGGGAGCAGACCACCGGCCGGGGCGCGATCATCGCGTGCGTGGACACCTCGCACTCCATGTACGAGGCAGGGCCCGGCGGAATCACCCGGGAGGCCTGGGCCAAGGCGTGCGCCCTGGCACTCCTCGACCAGGCCCGCCACGCGGGGCGTGACTTCGTCGGCATCCTGTTCTCCGCCGCCGACAAGCTCAAGGTCTTCCGCTTCCCGGCCGACCGGCCCGCAGACATCGCCCATGTCCTCGACTTCGCGGAGACCTTCCTCGGCGGCGGCACCAGCTACCAGAGGCCGCTGTCGGCGGCCGGCGGCCTGCTGGAGGAGGAGTTCAACGACGCCGCCCGTATGCGCGGTGACATCGTGATGCTCACCGACGACGACTGCGGCGTCACCCAGGAGTGGATGCGCGGCTGGAACGACGCCAAGCACCGGTTGGGCTTCCGGGTCTTCGGCGTGGCCATCGGCGCCCCGCGCGTCGCGGAGGCCGACTCGGTCCTGGACGCCCTGTGCGACAACCTCCGCGCCGTCGAGGACCTCACCGACGTCCACGCCGCCGCCGACCTCTTCCGCGTGATCTGATCTTCTCTGGCCGTCAGGGACGGGCGTACGGCCGGGTCATGATCTCCATGTTGTGGCCGTCCGGGTCGGCGAAGTAGGCGCCACGGCCGCCGAACAGGTCGTTCGTCCGGCCGGGTTCGGTGTGGCTCGGGTCCGCGTAGTACGTGACGCCGAGGACATCCAGGCGGGCGATCATGGCGTCGAAGCGGGTGTCGGGCACGAGGAACGCGTAGTGCTGGGGCTGGATGGGCCCGTCCCTGAACGCGTAGTAGTCGAGGGTCACGCCGTTGCCGAGGTCGATGGGCAGGAAGGGCCCGAAGGGGGCGCCGACCTTCAGCTCCAGGACCGCGGCGAGGAACTCCGCCGACAGGTGCCGGTCCGTCGCGTGGACGACGGTGTGGTTCAACTGGACTGTGGTCGTGGGCAGTTCGGAGGTGTTCGGGTGCCGCTGGGCATGTGACATCGGTGAGGTGTCTCCGGGTCTTTTGAGTGCGCGTCGAAGGGCGCGTGTGAACTGGCCCATGGACGCTCAGGGACATGGCGCACGCCTGGGCGGCGCGGCTGCTGCAAAGACACGGAGAAAGGGCGGGGCTCTGGCCCGCCTCGCGCTCACGCCGAGGCCGGGAACCCCACTCGTGCATGGCTCAAGGCCGACCCGGCAGTCACCCGACCGACCTTAGTGTCGGGCCGGGGGCGGGGCAACGCGGTTTCTCGTCCGAGCCACAGGGGGCTCCCACCTCTTACCGCGCTGCCTCGCCCCGCCCCGCTCCACGGGCCCGGTGTCAGTTCACGGACACCGCCGACCAGGCCGCCCCCACCGCCCGGTACTCCGCACTTCCCGCCCCGTACAGATCCTTCGCCGCGCTCAGCGTGGCGACCCGCGCGCCCGCGTACTTCGTCGACGACGTCATGTAGACCGTCAGTGCCCGGTACCAGATCGCGCCGAGCTTGGCCTTGCCGATGCCGGTCACCTTCGCGCCGTTGCACGTCGTGCCGTTGTGGGCGACGCCGCCGATGGTCTTCGGGCCGCTGCCCTCCGCGAGCAGGTACGCGAAGTGGTTGGCCACGCCCGAGGAGTAGTGGACGTCCAGGTCACCGACCGCGGAGGTCCAGCAGTCCGCGGAGTTGCCGTCCTTGGAGGGCTGGTCCATGTAGCGCAGGGCGGAGCGGCCGAAGCCGGACTTCACGATCTTCTCGCCGATCCGCCAGTCCCCGGGGTCGGCGGGGTTCTTGGCGTAGAACTCCACCAGCGTGCCGAAGATGTCCGACGTCGCCTCGTTCAGACCGCCGGGCTCGCCCGAGTACGTCAGCGCCGCCGTCTTGGACGTCACGCCGTGCGACATCTCGTGCCCGGCCACGTCCAGGGACACCAGCGGCCCGAAGGTCTTCCCGTCACCGTCCCCGTACGTCATGCAGAAGCAACTGTCGTCCCAGAACGCGTTGTTGTACGCGCTGCCGTAGTGCACCCGGTTGTACGAGCCCTTGCCGTCGCCCGCGATACCGGTGCGCCCGTGGACGTTTTTGTAGTAGTCCCAGGTGGTGTCGGTGCCGTACTGCGCGTCCACCGCCGCCGAGGCACGGCTCGAAGTCGCCCCGGTTCCCCAGTGGTTGTCGGTGTCGGTGAGAACGGGCGCGGGAGCACGCTGGTAGCAGATGATGAGGATGCAGGAGTCCGTCTTGTTCTTCGTGTCGCCCGTGTACGTGTTTCCCCGTGTGGGGTCGGAGAGTTGGTACGTCGAACCGGACCGTGTCGTCTCCAGCGGGACCTTGCCGCTGTAGAGGGAGCGGCCGTCACCGGTCGCCGTCTCGATGCTGTCCCAGGCGTCGATCTGCTTGCCGGTCACCGCGTCGGTGAGGACCACGCGGGCGACGGGGTTGCCGAGCGAGTCCTTGCCCCCGGCCTCGGTGCGCCAGGCCAGCCTGGGAGTGCCGTGCAGGGCGTCAACGACCAACTGGGGCTTGGCCGTTATCCTGCGAAGCGTCTCGCCGACGTTCGCCAGGCGCAGTGCCGCGGCGGCCAGGTCGGCGGCCTTCGGGGCGGACACCGAGGGTGTGATGCTCGCGAGGGAGAGCGGACGCGTGGTGGCCCGGTCGGCGGCCCGGTAGTCGCCGTCCGCCGTCAGGTGGACCACGAAGTCGCCGCCCAGCACGGGGAGTTGGCGGTACGTCCGGTCGTAGCGCACATGCTGTGTGCCGTCCGCGTCGACGACCACGTCACGGGCCTCGGTGTCCTGTGCGGAGGTGAGGCCCAGTCGGGCGGCCTGGTCGGCGAGCACCGCCGCCGCGTTGCCGAGGACGGTGTCCCGGGTCGGTCCGTCGGCCGTCACCGCGCTCGGGGCCAGCGCCCCCGCCAGCAGAGTGGTGGCCGCCGCCGATATACCGACGGTGGCGAGGCGCGAGCCTCGGATGTGCCGTGTCCGACTCATCGAACTCCTCGGGAAGGCACGCGAAACGCGTGGTGGTGGGGGGAGTGGGGAGTGGCTGGTGGGGGGTGTCCGCACAGTTCTAGGTGGCCCGGACCTGGCATGTCCATAGCGGACTGCCGGGGGATGTGTGAGGGGTGAGAATCGTTTCTGCAAAGGTCCGGGCACGCCGGGAGAGCCCGGTGGGAGCAAGCCCGGAGAGACCGGGGAGAGCAAGCCCGGAGACACCGGGGAGAGGAGACCACCGGGTGAGCGGCCGACTGCCCTTCTTCGTCTACGGGACCCTGCGCCCCGGCGAGCACAACCACGACCTCTTCCTGCGCGGCCGTACGCGCTCGGAGGTGCCGGGGCGGCTCACCGGCGCGGTGCTCTACGACGGTCCGGGCTATCCGTACGCCGTCGAGGAACCCGGCGGCGTGGTGTGCGGGGAGCTGGTCACGGCCGACCCCGACCAGTACGGCCAACTCCTGGGCGTCCTCGACCGGTTGGAGGAGTACGCACCGGGCGACCCCGGCAACCTCTACGAGCGCGTGGCCAGAGAGGTGACCCGCGAGGACGGCACGGACGTACGGGCCTGGGTGTACGTGGCGGCCCCCACGGTTGCGGCAGCGCTGCGGGCGCGGGGCAGGCGCATCGACGGGGGCGACTGGCGGACACGCTGAGGCCCCGGCCGGACGCGGCCGCCCGAACCGCCCCCGGACTCAGCAGTCCGGGCGCCGGTCTCCAGAACGGAACACGGCGTCGGCCTCCAGGGACGGAGCTGCGCGCCGGTCTCCAGAACGGAACACGGCGTCGGCCTCCAGGGACCGATCCGGGCGCCGGACCCTAGGGACGCAGCCGTGCCGCCAGTACCGCCACATCGTCCTCCGCCGTGCCGCCCGGGACGAGACCGGCCAGGAGGACGGCCAGCTGGTCTTCGAGTGAGCGGCTGCTGGGGAGGCGCTGGCGGGTGAGGCGGCCCAGCCACTCGTCGACGTCCTGTTCCCGGCGCTCCACCAGGCCGTCGGTGTAGAGGAGCAGGGTCCGGTCGGGAGCGCAGCAGCCGGTGACCGTCTCGTAGCCGCCGAACCCGGTGCCCAGGGGCGGGCCCACCGGGACGGGGAACAGGCTCACCCTGTCGTCGGCGTCCAGGATCGCGGGCGGCAGATGGCCGGCGCTGGTGTACAGGCACTCACCGCTCGGCGGATCGGCCAGGACGAGCAGACAGGTGGCGGGACGGTCGGTGCCGGAGCGGGTGATCAGTTCGTCGAGGTGTTCCAGCACGGTGTGCGGCGGCAGGTCCTCGGCGGCCACGACGCGCAGCATGGCCCGGTAGTGGCTCATGGCCACGGCGGCCTCGACGCCGTGGCCCATCACATCGCCCATGGCGAGCAGCGTGCGACGCCGGGGCATCGGTATGACGTCGTACCAGTCACCGCCCACCAACGCGCTGTCCCCTGCGGGCAGATAGCGCGTGGCCACCTCGATCCCGGGGTGGGGGCACAGCCCTTCGGTGAGCAGCGCGCGTTGCAGTTCCACCGCGATGCCGTGCTCACGGGCATAGCGGCGGGCGTTGTCGAGGCCGATCGCGGCGCGCCCCACCAGGTCCTGGGCCATCACCACGTCCTGGTGCTCGAAGGGCGGCGAGTCCCCGACCCTGACGAGCACGACCACTCCCATCAGATTGCCGCGGGCGGTCAGCGGCACGACGAGGTCGGAGTGGACGCCGACCGCACGATGGGCCGGAAAATGCTCCATGTCCGGTATGGAACGGCTCAGTTCCTCGGCGCTGAGCTGGTTCTCCACCACCGGACGGCCGCCCGCCAGACAGCGCTGGACGCTCGACCCGTGCCGGTAGCGCAGCTGTTCGCCCACGATCGCGCTGATCTCCACCAGATAGTCCTGGAGATGGGGCACGGCCGCGACCCCCGCCATACGCAGCAGGATCGGACCGTGCCGCTCGGGCGGCGGACGGTGTTCGGGGAGGTGCTCCGAGCCGTGCGGGGCCGGGTACATCATCACCGCGGCCATGTCGGCGAGCTCCGAGGAGAGGAAGTCGGCCAGCTCGGCGCAGGTGTCGTCGACGCGGAGCGTGGTGCCGATGCGGGTGGCGGCGCGGTCCAGCAGCGCCAGCCGTTTCCGTACCCGCTCCAGCTCCCGGTGCTGATGCCGTACGCCGTTGATCACCATGATGACCACGGCCACGCCCACGACGTCCCCGTCGGCCTCGAGCCGGTGGTACGCGCCGCGCCAGCTGTGGTGTTCCAGGCCCGCCCCGGAGAGCGTCACGCCGTCGTTGATGCCCTCGCGGGAGCGCCCGTCGGCGAGCACCTCACGCAGTACGCCCTTGCCTCGGCCGGTGAACGGAAGTACCTCCTCGACGGCCCGGCCCAGGTGTTCATGGGCCGGCTTCCCGCTGAGTCGGGCCAGCGCCGGGTTGACGTACAGATAGCGGAGTTCGGGATCGAGGATGCCGACACAGGCGGGGGTCGCGTCCAGCACCCCCAGCAACAGTCCGTCACCCAGGCGGTCCATGCCCCCATCCTGAACCGAGGCGGACACCCGCGCACGTCGGAGATACCCCGGGGCGGCATGACCTGTGCCCCGTCAGGGGCGCGGGGAACTGCGCGCTCGGTCACGACGAACCCGCACCCGACCTACAAGCTCAGCCCACCCCCTCCACCCTCTCCACCCGCACCGCACAGGCCTTGAACTCCGGCATCCGCGACGTCGGGTCGAGCGCCGGATTGGTCAACGTGTTGGCCCGCCCCTCGCCCGGCCAGTGGAACGGCATGAACACGGTGTCGGGCCGAATGGAGGTGGTGATCCGCGCGGGCGCGACGGCACGTCCACGCCGGGACACCACGGCCAGTGGCTCCCCCTCCACGGCCCCGACCCGCTCGGCCAGCCGAGGATGCAACTCCACGAACGAACCGGGCGCGGCGGCGTTCAGCTCGTCGACCCGCCGGGTCTGCGCACCGGACTGGTACTGCGAGACCACCCGCCCGGTGGTCAGCAGCACCGGATACTCCTCGTCCGGCTCCTCCGCCAACGGCCGATGGTTCACGGCGACGAACCGCGCACGCCCGTCGGGGGTGGCGAACCGATCGAGAAAGAGTCGCGGCGTACCAGGATGAGCACCCGGTTCCTGGACCCCACCCTCCCGATCCTCGGCGGAGCCACCCGCGGAGCCACCCGCGGAGCCACTCGTTGATCCACCCGCGGAGCCATCCACTGAGCCGCTCCCGGAACCCTCCGCCGAGCTGTCCGCCGAGCCGTCCGCCGGACACGGCCAGAAAACCCCGTTCTCCTCCGCCAGACGCCGATACGTGATGCCCGAGTAGTCGGCGGGCCCGCCCGCGCTGGCCCGGCGCAGTTCCTCGAAGACCTCCTCCGGGTCGGTGGGGAAGCCCTTCTCCACGCCCAGCCGGTCGGCGAGTTCGTGCATGACGTGCAGATCGCTGTGGACGCCCTCCGGAGGAGTGATCGCCTGCCTGCGCAGCAGGACCCGCCCCTCCAGGTTGGTCGTCGTGCCGCTCTCCTCGGCCCACTGGGTGACGGGCAGGACGACGTCCGCGAGCTCGGCCGTCTCGGACAGCACCACATCGGCGACCGCGAGGAAGTCGAGGGACTTCAGCCGCTCCTCGACATGGGCCGCCCGAGGCGCGGACACCACCGGGTTCGACGCCATCAGCAGCAGCGCGCGGATGTCCGTACCCATGGCATCGAGCAGCTCGTACGCGCTGCGGCCGGGCCCCGGCAGCGAGTCGGGGTCGACGCCCCAGACCTCGGCGACGTGACGGCGGGCCGCGGGATCGTCGAGCTTGCGGTAGCCGGGCAACTGGTCGGCCTTCTGGCCGTGTTCACGCCCGCCCTGCCCGTTGCCCTGCCCGGTGAGACAGCCGTACCCGGAGAAGGGCCGCCCCGGACGCCCGGTCGCCAGGCAGAGGTTGATCCACGCGCCGACGGTGTCCGTGCCCTTGGAGTGCTGCTCGGGCCCGCGCGCGGTGAGCACCATCGCGGACTCCGGCTCGCAGAACATCCGTACCGTCTCCCGGAGTTGGGGGACGGAGACGCCCGTGATCCGCTCCACGTACTCCGGCCAGTGCGCCATCGCGGCGGCCCGCGCCTCCTCCCAGCCGCTGGTGCGC is drawn from Streptomyces liliifuscus and contains these coding sequences:
- a CDS encoding VOC family protein — translated: MSHAQRHPNTSELPTTTVQLNHTVVHATDRHLSAEFLAAVLELKVGAPFGPFLPIDLGNGVTLDYYAFRDGPIQPQHYAFLVPDTRFDAMIARLDVLGVTYYADPSHTEPGRTNDLFGGRGAYFADPDGHNMEIMTRPYARP
- a CDS encoding M4 family metallopeptidase — encoded protein: MSRTRHIRGSRLATVGISAAATTLLAGALAPSAVTADGPTRDTVLGNAAAVLADQAARLGLTSAQDTEARDVVVDADGTQHVRYDRTYRQLPVLGGDFVVHLTADGDYRAADRATTRPLSLASITPSVSAPKAADLAAAALRLANVGETLRRITAKPQLVVDALHGTPRLAWRTEAGGKDSLGNPVARVVLTDAVTGKQIDAWDSIETATGDGRSLYSGKVPLETTRSGSTYQLSDPTRGNTYTGDTKNKTDSCILIICYQRAPAPVLTDTDNHWGTGATSSRASAAVDAQYGTDTTWDYYKNVHGRTGIAGDGKGSYNRVHYGSAYNNAFWDDSCFCMTYGDGDGKTFGPLVSLDVAGHEMSHGVTSKTAALTYSGEPGGLNEATSDIFGTLVEFYAKNPADPGDWRIGEKIVKSGFGRSALRYMDQPSKDGNSADCWTSAVGDLDVHYSSGVANHFAYLLAEGSGPKTIGGVAHNGTTCNGAKVTGIGKAKLGAIWYRALTVYMTSSTKYAGARVATLSAAKDLYGAGSAEYRAVGAAWSAVSVN
- a CDS encoding SpoIIE family protein phosphatase, which codes for MDRLGDGLLLGVLDATPACVGILDPELRYLYVNPALARLSGKPAHEHLGRAVEEVLPFTGRGKGVLREVLADGRSREGINDGVTLSGAGLEHHSWRGAYHRLEADGDVVGVAVVIMVINGVRHQHRELERVRKRLALLDRAATRIGTTLRVDDTCAELADFLSSELADMAAVMMYPAPHGSEHLPEHRPPPERHGPILLRMAGVAAVPHLQDYLVEISAIVGEQLRYRHGSSVQRCLAGGRPVVENQLSAEELSRSIPDMEHFPAHRAVGVHSDLVVPLTARGNLMGVVVLVRVGDSPPFEHQDVVMAQDLVGRAAIGLDNARRYAREHGIAVELQRALLTEGLCPHPGIEVATRYLPAGDSALVGGDWYDVIPMPRRRTLLAMGDVMGHGVEAAVAMSHYRAMLRVVAAEDLPPHTVLEHLDELITRSGTDRPATCLLVLADPPSGECLYTSAGHLPPAILDADDRVSLFPVPVGPPLGTGFGGYETVTGCCAPDRTLLLYTDGLVERREQDVDEWLGRLTRQRLPSSRSLEDQLAVLLAGLVPGGTAEDDVAVLAARLRP
- a CDS encoding molybdopterin oxidoreductase family protein, whose translation is MQTTATPTHCPYCALQCGMNLTPTPDGGGSPVEVTERPDFPVNRGALCGKGRTAPALLSPGVRLTSPLIRRAGVLEPAGWDEALDRIAEELARTRTEHGPDACGVFGGGGLTNEKAYTLGKFARVVLGTSQIDYNGRFCMSSAAAGGIKAFGLDRGLPFPLEDIPRTGCVVLVGSNLAETMPPALRYLTELKQNGGTLVVIDPRRTRTAEQADLHLAPRPGTDLALALGLLHLVVAEGRTDEAYIQERTSGWEEARAAAMAHWPEYVERITGVSVPQLRETVRMFCEPESAMVLTARGPEQHSKGTDTVGAWINLCLATGRPGRPFSGYGCLTGQGNGQGGREHGQKADQLPGYRKLDDPAARRHVAEVWGVDPDSLPGPGRSAYELLDAMGTDIRALLLMASNPVVSAPRAAHVEERLKSLDFLAVADVVLSETAELADVVLPVTQWAEESGTTTNLEGRVLLRRQAITPPEGVHSDLHVMHELADRLGVEKGFPTDPEEVFEELRRASAGGPADYSGITYRRLAEENGVFWPCPADGSADSSAEGSGSGSVDGSAGGSTSGSAGGSAGGSAEDREGGVQEPGAHPGTPRLFLDRFATPDGRARFVAVNHRPLAEEPDEEYPVLLTTGRVVSQYQSGAQTRRVDELNAAAPGSFVELHPRLAERVGAVEGEPLAVVSRRGRAVAPARITTSIRPDTVFMPFHWPGEGRANTLTNPALDPTSRMPEFKACAVRVERVEGVG
- a CDS encoding gamma-glutamylcyclotransferase family protein; the protein is MSGRLPFFVYGTLRPGEHNHDLFLRGRTRSEVPGRLTGAVLYDGPGYPYAVEEPGGVVCGELVTADPDQYGQLLGVLDRLEEYAPGDPGNLYERVAREVTREDGTDVRAWVYVAAPTVAAALRARGRRIDGGDWRTR
- a CDS encoding VWA domain-containing protein, with the protein product MGEAPSTLDELARRAGKWLSLSAAATQRHTAAVAADRFDRITWRDTYEQSAALRELAEELNERYDHTHRDVYDHTHRDAYGRTHQDAHGRSRQDAHGRPSARPSTHTTDLLTDVFLAAYKVNPRLRERTEMDASRLVNHQVITSLVESPEFAELRRETAGDPYAAAMAVLAQATALRRMLEATRDAQDKAEQAREAQQDTERAATTVAEALQQAAAETAETAGAAEADEDGAAPTPDGAAAVQRTIEAAEAAQAAAGQAAQSAAQALTTAAPGIRAAARHAAAKAAEGARAEAALMRAWGVGPGELERMPFDRRARLAERLRTSRLAEWAELIGRFRQMADGERARRVENATGELVGVTLGNDLSRVIPSELANLGLPALRAVFAARYAAGELMLYDSQGEQTTGRGAIIACVDTSHSMYEAGPGGITREAWAKACALALLDQARHAGRDFVGILFSAADKLKVFRFPADRPADIAHVLDFAETFLGGGTSYQRPLSAAGGLLEEEFNDAARMRGDIVMLTDDDCGVTQEWMRGWNDAKHRLGFRVFGVAIGAPRVAEADSVLDALCDNLRAVEDLTDVHAAADLFRVI